CAAAGCTTTGAATTATCACAATGCATGAAATATAACCTTCATATTTTTATAGAATTCAGAAGAAGTCAAAGCCTCAAAAAAGTTTCCAGAAGTTGCTGAGGCATCTTCAGGGCCTAAGGTCCCAAGTCCTGCAGCATTAGTCAACCCATTAGCCGCCACTGCAAGAGCTGTGTCAAAGCTTTGACTCCTAGGAGATGGAGGTTCTGACTGCTCAAAACATAAGAAATGCTCTTTTCAATCATCCATCCATAAGGGACTAAATCAAAAGAACAATACAACAAAATATTGTTATTTCCCATCATTTTATAAGACCACGAGAATTTGGAGAAATTATTAGTTGCTCCCGATATACATGTATCTCTGGCAATCATATGGGATACAACGTAGGAAGGGCTCACTTTTATGAGGGAAAGAGCACTAATTAGTGCTCATCTAATAATTAGCCGAGAATTTGAAATGTCAAAGATCTCTCATTATCACAATACAATCATAATGTGAATAgcataacaaataaaattaaagGTACATTTATGCAAAATGACATTTCATTATCTCCCCAAGATTGGGAGAAAGTTTGAGGTATGTGATGGATTTTAAAGTACCATAATTATTTGTTTAGGAGAGAGATTTTTTAAAAGAGGAAGGTTTTCATAGATTTTAAAACCTTCAGAACCCTCACCACCAAATTAATGATTACAACTTCCCTTCCATTGCCCTTCCTTACCTTACGTCAATCACCCCATCAAAACACATCGTAACTCAAGCTGCATGTTAAAGGATTAAAAAAACTTAAAAGCTCTATATTTCCTATATTGCAAAGCGGATAAAAGAATCTACAAATAAGccatttatttctttctcttcAAAATTTCAAATACAATAAACAAACAAACACAGAGGTTGATTGACACACTAGCCTGATGCAAAATCCAGATagcaattccagaaaactcaacaACGCCGATGTATCTGTCCATCCAAGTAGCATCCTCAGGTGCATCAACATCCAAAACCGGCGCGCTTAATATTTTGTTATCCGCTAGTATTTTCACTGCCTCTGCTAGACTTGTGTCTGATTTGATTTCGACCACTGCATCCATTAATTCATATAAAAACAcatgttcaattaaattaaagataCTATACAATCAACTGCGATCAAACAGAAACCAGTCGATTTTCCCTGCGATTATCAGTGAAGCAAAAGCAAACACGCACCTTGAGATGAAGTTCCAGAAGGGAAGGCAGAAACAGGGATACTCTCGAAGCAAGCGTTAAGCTTCTCAGTTGCACTCAACTGCGGCTCCTGCACATCCCATAAATCCTCCACTTTCATTCCGAGTTTGGCCTCAGGACTCCTTGGACTCGTCTCCAGCGTCTCCGCCACCTCACTCTCTCTCACCAACTGCACCGTCGCCATGTTCACTGACTCTCTCCCTCTTCAAAGTGTTCCTTCGCGCAAGCGATCACATTATCAGTAGCAAGCCTTGAAGCtgacaaaaataaataaagaggAAGATCTTCTTTCCTTAAACAATTCCACTTCTTTTTTCCATTATCCTCTGCAACAGATATCGCGCTTCTCATTCTTCATCAGCCGTCCAAATGGAATACTTGTAATACAGGGGACACGTGGGAGTTAAGGAAGGGAAAAGGTATCGTTGGGAGGGTGCATCGTTGATGATGGAGTGGAGTAATCAAAGGAGTTGACGAACATTCCGCTTATGCTTATCCGGTAAGTCCCCAATTGATTGCATATAATATCTCGGGAGAAAAGACACTTCTTATCCGATGCTTAATGGCGGCCACTGTCGCTGAGCGTACTTTTtgcacatttttttttaatttgctgACAAGCCTCTGATTCTGACGTTGTGAGACGTGGACGATCCTGATTAGTTTATCAGTAGCTATTGGTTATAGAGGTCAACTCTTTGGAAACGAGGGATTGCTGTGATGAATAGTATGGGCCTTGGGCTGTATCATTATAATAATGTTTTAGACGTCCAGCCAAATAGCATATTTACTTTGATGATCCTACAGTCCTTTTAAAAACTGCAAGATCATTGGCTGGCTcagttcattcttcttcttctccttcttcttctccttcttttttttttttttttttcactttaatCACTTCAGTGAATCTGACATAAACAAGAAATTGAATCGTTATATGAAACGgtcaaaaaataatatttagcagaaattaaatgaaattttaaatttttaaaattttaagcaaaaattaattttttaaaaaatttatactaaaatttatgggtaaaattttaattttaaaaacctttacagCCATAGCCCTCTAATATATATtagcttaattttaatttaattttaattttatattatattaataaattatttttgtaatatttGAAAAACAAATTATcaatatttttgttatttttcacttttcaagtgatcaataattcattaaaaataattagagcTAAAATTTGCAAGAAAATCCACATAGATTTAATTATTCCCTTTGTTTTATAAATAtaagtttattttcattttttatctattttaaattgtaagtaattttttttaaaataataattctctattaatttatgtatatatccttatttaatatgtattgaaaaaaagtaaattttattaattttaagaataatttaataatataaattatttaatttttaataaaataaaaaatatttattattttaattaaaacgtTTACGttagaattaaaatataattattatttttttataatttatttgataataattaaaaatagaatTGACACATAGGGGTCTGGGATACACAGTAGTACCAGACTAATAGTTACGCTTGTCGCGCCCATTGAACCCGCACTCTAGTCTTCGCCTCTTCGGGTCTCACTCGTCTTCTAGTCCTCGCGAGGGTTTTTTCAGCTCCATGGAGGGTTCGTCTTCTCGCCCGTCCGATTCAAATCCAACGGCTACTGGCGCTTCCAAATTCCTCTCTAACCTTCCGTCTCGAGGCTTCTTGTCCTCTACGGTTCTCTCTTCAAATCCGGTGAATCTCTTTTCTTCTTCGCTGCATtccattcttcatttttttttttcacctttttgtttgttttgttttaattttCTTCTAAATGAGTACTTCTTGTTTCATTTCTGAAAAATGtggtcgaaaaaatttgaaagggTGGTTCTTTTTGATGGACTTGCTTTACTGAGAGTAAGACCAGTAATTTGATTCAGTTGCGGCGTGATATTCAATAAATGAACTTTTTTGATAATTTGCCCCAAATTTTAAATGGGTTTTTTTGCTATTGGTATTACCAATGTGCACACATATACTCTGCCATGgtgtcttatttatttatttttttttacttaccATGGAATTCCAGGAAAAAAGAGTTTAATTTGTTGTAAATTTGGTTAGATTATTTtgtattttcaataaaattattcatTTGGCATTTATCTTTTGCCGGTTGTGCTGTGTGGTAGACGAGAGAATTCCATTAGAGATGCCTCAGTGGTTGGATCCTGGTGATCTGTGAGTGAGAATTAGTACAGAGATGATAACATTTATGCCTTTAGTGTAGCAGACTGTTGTAGTGTCGTTGTTGGTTCATGTCTGTACTCATGTGTAAGAATGAGTACGTCTTTCACATGAGTACAGACATGATACCGTTAATGCCTGTAGGGTAGTGGACTGTTGTGATGTCGTTGTTGGTTATGATATTGTGAGGTTAGGTTTCATTTAAATGAACTGGACTAAGTTGTTCCATTTTTTCGAGGAATTGAACAAGGATATCTGTTCCAATGCATACTGTTTGCTTTGATAAACACCAAGTTACTTAAAGAATGTGGATTTGATATCTCTGTGTTTAGAGTTTTGAATTTTTTCCCCCACTGTGAATGTGCTTGTGATCTAGGCCTTAAAAACAATCTTGAGCACCTCCCCACCTTTGATGAATAATTTCCAAAGGTCTGCGTTTTTTATTGCAATTTGAAAGGCTTAATCATTGCACTTTATCAAGCCAGGTGTCACTGCATATCATGTCACCAATTCAATGTTTTACATTAGATAGTAGAGACGCCAAGAGTTCAGTTGATcgtgttttttcttttcttggtCTATTTCTTGTGTATTTATTTTGTTGGTTCTGTTTACTTCTCTGGACCTTGCCTTTTCTTTTTAGATGACTAGATTCTCACATTGAATTTTTGTTTACATGTTTTGAGAATTTTTGTGCAGGGTGGGATGCGAGTCTATATCTGTGAGCATGATACATTGCCTCCAGGTCTGCTTCTGTTTGCAATGTCatagatttttttaatttttggtgcTTCAAAAGCATTTGATGTAATTTAATATCTCCAGCTCCAAGTTTATATTCTATCTACTGTTGTATAGGAAGAATCattaaactctctctctctctctctctctctctctctctctcattgtaGCATAACTTGATTTAGATTGGTTCTTTGTTATGGGATAATGTACTTTTCAATCAGAACTGATTTTCTCTTCCTATATCCAGAGGGCCAACAGATAAAGACTAATCAAACAAACATATTGATTAGATCGCTCCAGCTTAACAAACAAAAGGGTGATTCCAGTTCAAAGGATATGAAGGGAGTAACTGCAGCTGAGGGCTCTA
Above is a genomic segment from Hevea brasiliensis isolate MT/VB/25A 57/8 chromosome 17, ASM3005281v1, whole genome shotgun sequence containing:
- the LOC110656197 gene encoding uncharacterized protein LOC110656197, whose protein sequence is MEGSSSRPSDSNPTATGASKFLSNLPSRGFLSSTVLSSNPGGMRVYICEHDTLPPEGQQIKTNQTNILIRSLQLNKQKGDSSSKDMKGVTAAEGSRKRAPERVQDGRSSAKRSNSQIVSRQEGSDSRTADRDFYSLTVERLRALLKEQGLSPKGKKDELVARLRNVNG